A single genomic interval of Sphaerodactylus townsendi isolate TG3544 linkage group LG08, MPM_Stown_v2.3, whole genome shotgun sequence harbors:
- the BNIP3 gene encoding BCL2/adenovirus E1B 19 kDa protein-interacting protein 3, which translates to MSSSEAPAVQEENLQGSWVELHFSSNGNGNAAPPASQEQVPASISIYNGDMEKILLDAQHESGRSSSRESSHCDSPPRSQTPQDILRASEVESRGSGEKASSQSEEDFLERRKEVERLLKKNSDWLWDWSSRPENIPPKEFLFKHPKRTATLSMRNTSVMKKGGIFSAEFLKVFLPSLLLSHILAVGLGIYIGRRLTTTPSSSSL; encoded by the exons ATGTCATCGAGCGAGGCACCCGCGGTGCAAGAGGAGAATTTGCAGG GTTCCTGGGTGGAACTTCACTTCAGCAGCAACGGGAATGGAAACGCTGCTCCTCCAGCCAGTCAGGAGCAAGTCCCAGCTTCAATTTCCATTTACAATGGGGACATGGAGAAAATTCTTCTTGATGCCCAACATGAGTCTGGAAGGAGTAGTTCACGAGAGAGCTCACACTGTGACAG CCCTCCTCGGTCCCAAACGCCTCAGGACATTCTCAGAGCTTCTGAGGTAGAGAGCCGTGGCAGTGGAGAAAAGGCTAGTTCTCAG TCTGAAGAAGATTTtctggaaagaaggaaagaagtcgAACGGCTTTTGAAGAAGAATTCTGACTGGTTGTGGGACTGGTCCAGCAGGCCTGAGAACATTCCACCCAA GGAGTTTCTGTTTAAACACCCTAAGCGCACAGCTACTCTTAGCATGAGAAACACAAGCGTGATGAAGAAAGGAGGCATATTTTCTGCAGAATTTTTGAAGGTCTTTCTGCCATCTCTGCTGCTTTCCCATATTCTTGCCGTTGGACTAGG